In a genomic window of Occallatibacter riparius:
- a CDS encoding polyphosphate kinase 2 family protein, protein MKTKQIIKRSAAFSKPFRVTNGKKFKLKDYDPGDTGGLDSEDKPRAKEALQTGVQVLAELQDMLYAQRTWSLLLVFQAMDAAGKDGAIKHVMSGVNPQGCQVYSFKGPSAEDLDHDYLWRCEKCLPNRGNIGIFNRSYYEETLVVRVHPEYLLKQKIPPSLITKKVWDERFEDIRNFERHMNRNGTAIVKFFLHVSKGEQRKRFLQRADLPEKNWKFSSSDMAERAYWSEYQKAYEDTIRNTASPESPWYVVPADNKWFSRVVVAAAVIDRLSELGLAYPKVDEKKLEEIAKAREELMAAK, encoded by the coding sequence ATGAAGACGAAGCAGATCATCAAGAGATCCGCGGCTTTCTCAAAGCCTTTTCGGGTGACAAACGGGAAGAAGTTCAAGCTGAAGGATTACGATCCAGGCGACACGGGCGGACTTGATTCGGAAGACAAACCGCGCGCCAAAGAAGCACTCCAGACCGGCGTGCAGGTGCTTGCTGAGTTGCAGGACATGCTTTATGCGCAGAGGACATGGTCTCTGTTGCTTGTGTTTCAGGCGATGGATGCAGCAGGGAAAGACGGCGCGATTAAGCACGTCATGTCGGGAGTCAATCCGCAGGGCTGCCAGGTGTATTCGTTCAAGGGGCCGAGCGCGGAGGATCTTGATCACGACTACCTGTGGCGCTGCGAGAAGTGTTTGCCGAACCGCGGAAACATCGGGATCTTCAACCGGAGCTACTACGAGGAGACGCTGGTGGTGCGCGTGCATCCGGAGTATCTCCTGAAGCAAAAAATTCCGCCTTCGTTGATCACGAAGAAGGTGTGGGATGAGCGTTTCGAGGATATCCGGAACTTTGAAAGGCACATGAATCGGAACGGTACGGCGATCGTGAAGTTTTTCCTGCATGTATCAAAGGGCGAGCAGAGGAAACGATTCCTGCAGCGGGCCGACCTGCCGGAGAAGAACTGGAAGTTCTCGTCTTCGGATATGGCGGAGCGGGCTTACTGGAGCGAATACCAGAAGGCTTACGAGGACACGATCAGGAATACGGCGAGCCCGGAAAGCCCGTGGTACGTGGTTCCAGCCGATAACAAGTGGTTCAGCCGGGTGGTTGTGGCGGCGGCGGTGATCGACCGGCTCTCAGAACTCGGGCTGGCGTATCCGAAAGTTGACGAGAAGAAGCTTGAGGAGATCGCCAAGGCTCGAGAAGAGCTTATGGCCGCTAAATAA
- a CDS encoding MFS transporter, protein MKRNRWMAALVFLVFFVLSLLTNILGPIIPDIIDSFHVSLTAAAFLPFAFFLAYGVLSIPAGFLVEKLGDKPVMVLSFAAAMAGALAFATEPVYWVALVSLFTIGAGMAMLQVVINPLLRIAGGEEHFAFNSAFAQFVFGAASFISPHIYSYMVNNLPNAQARGGLLQVVERVTPAELPWASIYWIFAAVSAAMLVTVALVRFPQIVRKEDEQAGSVSTYAQLMKRKVVWLYFGCVFAYVGSEQGTANWISRFLSQYHGFDPHTTGADAVSWFWGLMTAGCFLGMILLKWFDSRRVLLGFSACALVGLSVALFGPAGVSLYAFPAIGFFASIMWPTVMSLALNSVAEHHGTFAGILCTGIVGGAVVPLIIGRIGDVAGLRTGMVFLYVTFGCVLSVGLWARPIISNATLGTKAENTLAT, encoded by the coding sequence ATGAAAAGAAACCGATGGATGGCCGCGCTCGTGTTCCTGGTGTTCTTTGTGCTGTCGCTGCTGACCAACATTCTGGGACCGATTATTCCGGATATTATCGACAGCTTTCACGTGAGCCTGACGGCGGCCGCGTTTCTGCCGTTTGCGTTCTTTCTGGCGTATGGGGTGCTTTCCATTCCTGCCGGTTTTTTGGTGGAGAAGCTGGGCGACAAGCCGGTGATGGTGCTGTCGTTTGCGGCGGCAATGGCTGGCGCGTTGGCGTTTGCGACGGAGCCGGTCTATTGGGTTGCGCTGGTGTCGCTGTTCACGATTGGCGCAGGGATGGCGATGCTGCAGGTAGTGATCAATCCTCTGCTGCGCATTGCGGGCGGGGAGGAACATTTCGCTTTCAACTCGGCGTTTGCGCAGTTTGTGTTCGGCGCGGCGTCGTTTATCAGCCCCCATATCTACTCGTATATGGTGAATAACCTGCCCAATGCGCAAGCGCGCGGTGGGTTGTTGCAGGTTGTTGAGCGGGTGACTCCGGCGGAGCTGCCCTGGGCGTCGATCTACTGGATCTTCGCGGCGGTTTCGGCGGCGATGCTGGTGACGGTGGCGCTGGTCAGGTTTCCGCAGATCGTTCGGAAGGAGGACGAACAGGCTGGCAGTGTGAGCACCTACGCGCAACTGATGAAGCGCAAGGTTGTGTGGCTCTACTTCGGATGTGTTTTCGCGTATGTGGGTTCAGAGCAGGGAACGGCGAACTGGATTTCGAGATTCCTCTCGCAGTATCACGGATTCGATCCGCACACGACGGGGGCGGATGCGGTTTCATGGTTCTGGGGATTGATGACGGCGGGATGCTTTCTGGGGATGATTCTGTTGAAGTGGTTCGATAGCCGGCGCGTGCTGCTGGGGTTTTCCGCATGTGCGCTGGTTGGGCTGAGCGTGGCGTTGTTTGGGCCGGCTGGGGTGTCGCTCTATGCGTTCCCGGCGATTGGATTCTTCGCGTCAATCATGTGGCCGACTGTTATGTCTCTGGCGCTGAATTCAGTGGCGGAACATCACGGCACGTTTGCGGGGATTCTGTGCACGGGGATTGTGGGAGGCGCAGTTGTGCCTCTCATCATCGGGCGAATTGGCGATGTGGCGGGGTTGCGGACGGGGATGGTGTTTCTCTACGTAACGTTTGGATGCGTGTTGAGTGTGGGCCTGTGGGCCAGGCCCATTATCAGCAATGCCACGCTGGGAACCAAGGCGGAGAACACGCTGGCGACGTAA
- a CDS encoding SIS domain-containing protein encodes MGFDPESVKGRYLDDLLDQPRALRATWNRLKDDAVFEQIASACAASEFDRVVLTGMGGSFFGFHPLSIELAEHGWTPMMIETSELIHFYPQLLTPRSLVIAVSQSGRSAETVRLLEMNRGSATVIGVTNDASSPLGTEAMFPVLMAAGEEYSVSCKTYVSTLLALNVIGTALCGVERVERLRDLESAPDVAEVYLRNWKSHAAELVELLSGVKDVFLVGRGVSMAAAQAGALIMKESAHVHAEGMSSAAFRHGPFEMLRPDMFVGVFAGDARTRALNEQLLKDVRGTGARAALFAQDAELAACRLQDVPSALMPIAEILPAQMMTLALAALRGREPGKFERVSKITATE; translated from the coding sequence GTGGGATTCGATCCGGAGTCGGTGAAGGGAAGATATTTGGATGATTTGCTGGATCAGCCGCGGGCGCTGCGCGCGACATGGAACAGGTTGAAGGATGATGCGGTCTTCGAGCAGATTGCGAGCGCATGTGCGGCGTCGGAATTCGATCGCGTTGTACTTACGGGGATGGGCGGATCGTTTTTCGGATTTCATCCGCTGAGCATTGAACTTGCCGAGCACGGATGGACGCCGATGATGATCGAGACATCAGAGCTGATCCATTTCTATCCGCAATTGCTGACGCCGCGGAGCCTGGTGATCGCGGTGTCGCAGTCGGGCAGGAGCGCGGAGACTGTGCGGCTGCTGGAGATGAATCGTGGTAGCGCGACGGTGATCGGAGTGACGAATGATGCGAGCAGTCCGTTGGGGACGGAGGCGATGTTCCCGGTGCTGATGGCAGCGGGTGAGGAGTATTCGGTTTCGTGCAAGACGTATGTATCGACGCTGCTGGCGCTGAATGTGATTGGCACGGCGCTTTGCGGTGTGGAGCGAGTGGAGCGGCTGCGCGATCTGGAATCTGCGCCCGACGTTGCGGAAGTCTATCTGCGGAACTGGAAGAGCCATGCGGCCGAGCTTGTGGAGTTGTTGAGCGGTGTGAAGGATGTGTTTCTGGTGGGCCGCGGGGTCTCGATGGCGGCGGCGCAGGCGGGTGCGCTGATCATGAAGGAATCGGCCCACGTCCATGCGGAAGGGATGAGCAGTGCGGCGTTCCGTCACGGGCCGTTTGAGATGCTGAGGCCGGACATGTTTGTGGGCGTCTTTGCAGGCGACGCGAGGACGAGAGCGCTGAATGAGCAACTACTCAAAGATGTGCGCGGGACTGGCGCGCGGGCAGCGTTGTTTGCTCAGGACGCTGAGCTGGCCGCATGCAGGTTGCAAGATGTGCCCTCGGCGTTGATGCCGATTGCGGAGATTCTGCCGGCACAGATGATGACGCTTGCGCTGGCGGCGCTGAGAGGGCGAGAGCCGGGGAAGTTCGAGCGGGTGAGCAAGATTACGGCGACTGAATAG
- a CDS encoding glycoside hydrolase family 15 protein, translating to MRFVRFAALLLACLLSASSLSASHLVTGNGFGFAVVAPESGAVTKVYAHPYSFTHPDPQKPLSEGIETASFVKEIAWRGADASNPTADYVDDSQVIRIERADGEGWCFMPFGFGHAAVIVGWNPGVERSGNWHVEWNRRVVGERTIRVEGQELSVLRFDGLEESLLLIPIGDARGTGRGEPGQPLAGNSAWAMVSLENDADAEGLANDFAKWRAGLAVSKLATREIEEVEQWRVKPAAQFTGEAERHLWRQSEMMLRIAQSREPNRPGRYGNGLIVASLPDGIFFTPWVRDMAWATVAFARMGHRAEARAALLAYFNARPTGKMKAETAGADYQISVVRYFGDGAEEPFFTQEGSTNIEFDDWGEALWVLGEYLRAYDEPGLLQERTYRGTVYETARDFIAKPLLKNTEKFGGGVIVNADTSIWEEHQKDKKHFAFSTAMAIVGLKSLAEITRRAGDEATHGEMLRQADLLTKGFNAAFIRDGHLHGTLEPGVKNDIDGALLQIINFGVVTNDALVRDTLERMALLKVASGGYRRVRGTYTDPSIYEYWYEQEEFLFVDFNLAEVYRKQGRSDEAAAMLTRIEEKAAADHNIIPEMYVAVPCELFPGKIGDPTGALPMVGYGAGEFILHLLDREKSHGHA from the coding sequence ATGCGATTCGTCCGATTTGCCGCGTTGTTGCTCGCGTGCCTGCTGAGCGCTTCTTCGTTAAGTGCTTCGCATCTCGTCACTGGAAATGGATTTGGCTTCGCGGTTGTCGCGCCGGAATCGGGCGCGGTGACGAAGGTCTACGCGCATCCCTATAGCTTTACGCATCCTGATCCGCAGAAGCCACTGAGCGAGGGAATTGAGACGGCCAGCTTTGTGAAAGAAATTGCGTGGCGCGGTGCGGATGCGAGCAATCCGACGGCTGATTATGTCGATGATTCGCAGGTGATTCGCATTGAGCGCGCGGACGGCGAGGGGTGGTGCTTCATGCCGTTCGGCTTTGGGCACGCCGCGGTGATTGTGGGATGGAATCCGGGAGTGGAGCGAAGCGGCAACTGGCATGTGGAGTGGAACCGGCGCGTCGTTGGGGAGAGGACGATTCGAGTTGAGGGGCAGGAGCTAAGCGTTCTGCGATTCGATGGGCTCGAAGAGTCGTTGCTGTTGATTCCGATAGGGGATGCGCGGGGTACGGGGCGGGGTGAGCCGGGGCAACCGCTGGCGGGAAATTCAGCGTGGGCGATGGTATCGCTTGAGAACGATGCAGATGCAGAGGGACTTGCGAATGACTTTGCGAAGTGGCGCGCGGGGCTGGCGGTATCGAAGTTGGCGACGCGCGAGATCGAGGAAGTCGAGCAATGGCGCGTGAAGCCGGCAGCGCAGTTTACAGGCGAGGCTGAGCGGCACTTGTGGCGGCAGAGTGAGATGATGCTGCGGATTGCGCAGAGTCGCGAGCCTAACAGGCCGGGGCGGTATGGGAATGGGCTCATCGTTGCGAGCCTGCCGGATGGGATCTTCTTTACACCGTGGGTGCGCGATATGGCGTGGGCGACGGTGGCGTTTGCGCGGATGGGACATCGCGCGGAGGCCAGGGCCGCGCTGCTGGCGTATTTCAATGCGCGGCCAACGGGGAAGATGAAGGCCGAGACCGCGGGGGCTGATTACCAGATCTCCGTGGTGCGCTACTTCGGTGATGGTGCGGAGGAGCCGTTCTTCACGCAGGAAGGCAGCACGAATATTGAATTTGATGACTGGGGCGAGGCGCTGTGGGTGCTGGGTGAGTATCTGCGCGCTTACGATGAGCCGGGGCTGCTGCAGGAGCGGACGTATCGAGGAACCGTGTATGAGACGGCGCGCGATTTCATTGCGAAGCCGCTGCTCAAGAATACGGAGAAGTTCGGCGGTGGGGTGATCGTGAATGCCGATACGTCGATTTGGGAGGAGCACCAGAAGGATAAGAAGCACTTCGCGTTTTCGACGGCTATGGCGATTGTGGGGCTGAAGAGTCTTGCGGAAATCACGCGGCGCGCGGGAGACGAGGCGACACATGGGGAGATGCTGAGGCAGGCCGATCTGCTGACGAAGGGATTCAATGCGGCATTCATTCGCGACGGGCATCTGCATGGAACGCTGGAGCCGGGGGTAAAGAATGACATTGACGGTGCGCTGCTTCAGATCATCAACTTCGGCGTGGTGACGAATGACGCGCTTGTGCGCGACACGCTGGAGAGAATGGCGCTGCTCAAGGTGGCGTCGGGTGGTTACAGGCGCGTCCGCGGCACTTATACCGATCCATCGATTTACGAATATTGGTATGAGCAGGAGGAGTTCCTGTTTGTGGACTTCAACCTGGCGGAGGTCTATCGCAAGCAGGGCCGGAGCGATGAAGCGGCGGCGATGCTGACGCGCATTGAGGAGAAGGCAGCGGCGGATCACAACATTATTCCCGAGATGTATGTTGCGGTGCCGTGCGAGTTGTTTCCGGGAAAGATCGGGGATCCGACGGGAGCGCTGCCGATGGTGGGATACGGGGCGGGCGAGTTCATTCTGCATTTGCTGGACCGAGAGAAGTCACATGGTCATGCGTGA
- a CDS encoding ABC transporter permease, translating to MFGDLKLALRQLGKSPGFVVTAIVTLALGIGANAIVFSVLNALVLRPVNVPHPDNLYMVQRFTYPSHSYPDYLDLRDKNRTFQNLVTFDIVGPQGVDTGGNPSTAWPFLASGNYFDALEIQPYLGRFFHASDEKGDSSAPYVVLSYAYWHSYFHGDKNVVGKPVSIDKHPMTIIGVAPPDFRGTELFFAPAMWIPMVEKPTLMGSNLKERGNHSLFVIGRLKPGVTATEATADLNALGAWMAKTYPAQDDGIKFTLARPGLVGDMLGGPAKAFMAGLMGLAGLILLAACANLGSLFAARAADRAKEVALRLALGSKRGLILRQLLTEAMMVSLAGGVVGLGGGIVLLRMLSAWQPIPDVPINVPVNPDVRTYAVALVLALVSGLLFGIVPVRQVMRSDPWQVIRTGQSVAGAMRRFTMRDVLLVVQIAICGVLVTSSFVAVRGLARSLHSNFGFQPQNVVLASTDLRMSGYKDDDSSAVQKRMIDAIAAIPGVTAVGSTSNIPLGLGGGDSSVYKDTTTDFRPTNSVADAMNYNVSPGYLEASGTRLLAGRNFKANDDKNAPTVAIVNHEFAVKVFGSVEKAVGGHFKFWGGKRAEVIGVVEDGRYRTLTEDQMAAMFFSYQQHTDTSTWLVVRSNREPSELIPALEKTLHGVDPSLPLGVLTWTEEMDSALFAARVATVALGALGMLGAMLAVTGIFGMASYTVSKRMRELGIRVALGAGQKQILGASLGRAFRLLSIGSIAGVVLGLMATRVLSFIVYQATPKDPWVLGGVSMTMLVLGLLASLLPARRALAVNPLVLLKDE from the coding sequence ATGTTTGGCGATCTGAAGCTTGCGCTGCGTCAATTGGGCAAATCGCCGGGGTTTGTTGTGACGGCGATTGTCACGCTTGCACTGGGAATTGGCGCGAACGCCATTGTGTTCAGCGTGCTGAATGCGCTGGTGTTGCGGCCGGTGAATGTTCCGCATCCGGACAATCTCTACATGGTGCAGCGGTTCACGTATCCGTCGCACTCATATCCGGATTATCTGGATTTGCGCGATAAGAATCGCACGTTCCAGAACCTGGTGACGTTCGACATTGTGGGTCCGCAGGGCGTGGATACGGGCGGGAATCCGTCGACGGCGTGGCCGTTTCTGGCTAGCGGGAACTACTTTGACGCCCTGGAGATTCAGCCATACCTGGGGCGGTTCTTTCATGCGTCGGACGAGAAGGGAGACAGCAGCGCTCCCTACGTGGTGCTGAGTTATGCGTACTGGCACAGCTACTTCCACGGCGACAAGAACGTGGTGGGCAAGCCGGTGTCGATCGACAAGCATCCGATGACGATCATCGGCGTGGCGCCTCCGGATTTTCGCGGGACGGAACTGTTTTTCGCGCCGGCGATGTGGATTCCGATGGTGGAGAAGCCCACGCTGATGGGGTCGAATTTGAAGGAGCGCGGGAATCACTCGCTTTTCGTGATTGGACGGCTGAAGCCGGGGGTGACGGCGACCGAGGCGACCGCGGACCTGAATGCGTTGGGCGCGTGGATGGCGAAGACGTATCCGGCGCAGGATGATGGAATCAAGTTCACGCTGGCGCGGCCGGGGCTGGTGGGCGACATGCTGGGCGGGCCGGCGAAGGCGTTCATGGCGGGGCTGATGGGGCTGGCCGGGTTGATTCTGCTGGCGGCGTGCGCGAACCTGGGCAGCTTGTTCGCAGCGAGGGCGGCTGACCGCGCGAAGGAAGTGGCGCTGCGGCTGGCGCTGGGTTCGAAGCGCGGATTGATTCTGCGGCAACTGCTGACCGAGGCGATGATGGTGTCGCTGGCGGGCGGGGTGGTGGGGCTGGGCGGTGGCATTGTGCTACTGCGGATGCTGAGCGCGTGGCAGCCGATTCCGGATGTGCCGATCAATGTGCCGGTGAATCCGGATGTACGCACGTATGCGGTGGCACTGGTGCTGGCGCTGGTGAGCGGATTGCTGTTCGGGATCGTGCCCGTTCGGCAGGTGATGCGGTCAGATCCGTGGCAGGTGATAAGGACGGGGCAGAGCGTGGCCGGAGCGATGCGGCGCTTTACGATGCGCGACGTGCTGCTGGTGGTGCAGATTGCGATTTGCGGGGTGCTGGTGACGTCGTCGTTTGTGGCGGTGCGTGGGCTAGCGCGGTCGCTTCATTCGAACTTCGGGTTCCAGCCGCAGAACGTGGTGCTGGCGAGCACGGATCTGCGGATGTCGGGGTATAAGGACGATGATTCGTCGGCGGTGCAGAAGCGGATGATTGATGCGATTGCGGCGATTCCTGGCGTGACGGCGGTGGGATCGACGAGCAATATTCCATTGGGGCTGGGCGGAGGCGATTCTTCTGTCTACAAGGACACGACGACAGATTTCCGGCCGACCAATTCGGTTGCGGATGCGATGAACTATAACGTTTCGCCGGGGTACCTGGAGGCGTCGGGAACGAGGCTGCTGGCGGGCAGGAATTTCAAGGCCAATGACGACAAGAATGCGCCGACGGTTGCGATTGTGAATCACGAGTTCGCGGTGAAGGTGTTCGGCTCGGTGGAGAAGGCGGTTGGTGGGCACTTCAAGTTTTGGGGCGGAAAGCGCGCCGAGGTGATTGGCGTGGTGGAGGATGGACGCTATCGCACGCTGACCGAAGACCAGATGGCCGCGATGTTCTTCTCGTACCAGCAGCACACGGACACGAGCACATGGCTGGTGGTGCGCTCGAACAGAGAACCGTCGGAGTTGATTCCGGCGCTGGAAAAGACGCTGCATGGGGTCGATCCGAGCCTGCCGTTGGGCGTTCTCACGTGGACGGAGGAGATGGACAGCGCGTTGTTTGCGGCGCGCGTGGCGACGGTGGCGCTGGGTGCGCTGGGCATGCTGGGGGCGATGCTGGCAGTGACGGGGATCTTCGGCATGGCGTCTTATACGGTGAGCAAGCGCATGCGCGAACTGGGTATTCGCGTGGCGCTCGGCGCGGGGCAGAAGCAGATTTTGGGCGCATCGCTGGGAAGGGCGTTCCGGCTGCTGAGTATCGGGTCGATTGCCGGTGTGGTGCTGGGCTTGATGGCGACGCGCGTGTTGTCGTTCATCGTGTACCAGGCGACGCCGAAGGATCCGTGGGTGCTGGGCGGGGTGAGCATGACGATGCTGGTGCTGGGTCTTCTGGCGTCGTTGCTGCCGGCGCGAAGGGCGCTGGCTGTGAATCCGCTGGTGCTGCTGAAGGACGAGTAG
- a CDS encoding protein adenylyltransferase SelO, producing MTSSGSQERAAESGVQFGFDNTYARLPERFYARLDPTPVAQPRLLKLNVKLAELLGLDPEQLASADGVEILAGNRVAAGSEPLAQAYAGHQYAHFVPQLGDGRANLLGEVVGCDGVRYDIHLKGSGQTPFSRRGDGRAAVGPVLREYIVGEAMAALGIPTTRALAAVATGEQIMREVPLPGAVLTRVAASHLRVGTFEYFAAQGDAHGVKTLADYAIARHYPEAAQAERRYRALLDGVVARQARLVAQWMMVGFVHGVMNTDNTSISGETIDYGPCAFMEAFHPATVFSSIDRQGRYAWGNQPRILLWNLTRLAEALMAVLVEEAGSPEAGLESATKALEAFAPQYEAAQLAGLRKKLGLFTEQDGDMDLVKDLLERMAANGADFTLTFRRLGDAVLGDDEGVRALFADGAAFDEWALTWRARMGVESVAPEERAARMMRVNPIYIPRNHMVEAALNAAVTREDLRPFEELLEAVMQPYEERAGWERFAVPAKPEERVVATFCGT from the coding sequence TTGACAAGTTCAGGTTCGCAGGAGCGCGCGGCGGAGAGCGGCGTGCAGTTTGGTTTCGACAATACGTATGCGCGGTTGCCGGAGCGGTTTTATGCGCGGCTCGATCCGACGCCGGTGGCGCAGCCGCGGCTGCTGAAGCTGAATGTGAAGCTGGCGGAGCTGCTGGGGCTCGATCCGGAGCAGCTTGCGAGCGCGGATGGCGTGGAGATTCTGGCTGGGAATCGTGTGGCGGCGGGATCGGAGCCGCTGGCGCAGGCGTATGCGGGGCACCAGTATGCGCACTTCGTTCCGCAGCTTGGTGATGGGCGCGCGAATCTGCTGGGCGAAGTCGTGGGGTGCGACGGCGTTCGCTATGACATTCATTTGAAGGGATCGGGGCAGACGCCGTTTTCGCGCAGAGGCGACGGGCGGGCCGCCGTGGGGCCGGTGCTGCGCGAGTACATTGTGGGCGAGGCGATGGCGGCGTTGGGGATTCCCACGACGCGGGCGCTGGCGGCGGTGGCGACGGGCGAGCAGATCATGCGGGAGGTTCCTCTGCCGGGTGCGGTGTTGACGCGGGTGGCGGCGAGTCATCTGCGCGTGGGCACGTTTGAGTATTTTGCGGCGCAGGGCGATGCGCATGGTGTGAAGACGCTGGCGGATTATGCGATTGCGCGGCACTATCCAGAGGCGGCGCAGGCGGAGCGCAGGTATCGCGCGCTGCTCGATGGAGTGGTTGCGCGGCAGGCGCGGCTGGTAGCGCAGTGGATGATGGTGGGGTTTGTGCACGGCGTGATGAACACCGACAACACGTCGATATCGGGCGAGACGATTGACTATGGGCCGTGCGCATTTATGGAGGCGTTTCATCCGGCGACGGTGTTCAGCTCGATCGACCGGCAGGGGCGGTATGCGTGGGGGAATCAGCCGCGGATTCTGCTGTGGAATTTGACGCGCCTGGCCGAGGCGCTGATGGCGGTGCTGGTGGAGGAGGCGGGAAGTCCCGAGGCGGGGCTGGAATCGGCGACCAAGGCGCTGGAGGCGTTTGCTCCGCAGTATGAGGCGGCGCAACTGGCGGGGCTGCGCAAGAAGCTGGGGCTGTTCACGGAGCAGGACGGCGACATGGACCTGGTGAAGGATTTGCTGGAGCGCATGGCGGCGAATGGCGCGGATTTTACGCTGACGTTCCGGCGGCTGGGCGATGCCGTTCTTGGGGACGATGAGGGTGTGCGGGCGCTGTTTGCGGATGGTGCGGCGTTCGACGAGTGGGCGCTGACGTGGCGGGCGCGCATGGGTGTTGAGTCGGTGGCGCCGGAGGAGAGGGCGGCGCGGATGATGCGGGTGAATCCGATTTATATTCCGCGGAACCATATGGTGGAGGCGGCTCTGAATGCTGCGGTGACGCGCGAGGATCTGCGGCCGTTCGAGGAGTTGCTGGAAGCGGTGATGCAGCCGTATGAGGAACGCGCGGGGTGGGAGCGGTTTGCGGTGCCGGCAAAGCCGGAGGAGCGGGTGGTTGCTACGTTCTGCGGGACGTAG
- a CDS encoding glycoside hydrolase family 71/99 protein — protein MKKACCVALVCLGLVLSLAAGAQVKLSELTGNNTSACAAGGKLPGYCKQAFAGQTDTRPGVATPVFDAPAGNVSDEDIHGYLNQGGKTKIFANFMLGFCTWGSGHWCHRNVRTGYNSNDDATVAAQVEDLRRRHIDGAIMSWEGYGTSEDEAALRFQRYANKHYCKGAQQCDPMYLIMIDGPSWAYSVKSTGIPGTSGAGCGGKNGGAYEDCVIAHVRNDMCSMNGTHWGNDAYLKENGRPVVMVFPEEGVIRPWGPAPSWEDVWVHIAEWNRDLPHNCGKAPYNQNNGVPLVVFEHGGGFMHRASDGAYYWVQVAGTDPAKSQYVFNVSSPSTVETLEQFYQSAQKNAGKMVWGAAFKGFNSAQAAWGTNRILDQACGQVWMQSLTEGNRFYRDEALPFLQVITWNDYNEGTEIETGIDNCFTVSAEVKGTVLEWKLNASNEFASLSTVSHVEIYDSNDGENLRLIDKVPAERSGTWDLGVLPAGTHRVFVRMVGKNSILNRMSGPAVFTK, from the coding sequence ATGAAGAAGGCGTGTTGCGTTGCTTTGGTATGTCTGGGGCTGGTTCTTTCGCTTGCGGCGGGGGCGCAGGTGAAGCTGTCGGAGCTGACGGGGAATAATACGTCGGCGTGCGCGGCGGGCGGGAAGCTGCCGGGATATTGCAAGCAGGCGTTTGCGGGGCAGACGGATACGCGGCCAGGCGTGGCGACGCCGGTGTTCGATGCGCCGGCGGGGAATGTGTCGGATGAGGACATTCATGGATATCTGAATCAGGGTGGGAAGACAAAGATATTTGCCAACTTCATGCTGGGGTTTTGCACGTGGGGCAGCGGGCACTGGTGCCACCGAAACGTGCGGACGGGGTACAACTCGAACGATGATGCCACCGTGGCGGCGCAGGTGGAGGATCTGCGGCGACGGCACATTGATGGCGCCATCATGTCGTGGGAGGGATACGGGACGTCAGAGGATGAGGCGGCGCTGCGATTCCAGCGGTACGCGAATAAGCACTACTGCAAGGGCGCGCAACAGTGCGATCCGATGTATCTGATCATGATCGATGGGCCGTCGTGGGCATACTCGGTGAAGTCGACGGGGATTCCGGGGACGAGCGGCGCAGGGTGCGGCGGCAAGAACGGCGGCGCTTATGAAGATTGCGTGATCGCGCATGTGCGGAACGACATGTGCTCGATGAACGGGACCCACTGGGGCAACGATGCTTATCTGAAGGAGAACGGGCGGCCGGTGGTGATGGTGTTTCCGGAGGAGGGTGTGATTCGGCCGTGGGGGCCAGCGCCGTCATGGGAGGACGTGTGGGTGCATATCGCGGAGTGGAACCGCGATTTGCCGCATAACTGCGGGAAGGCTCCTTATAACCAGAACAATGGCGTGCCGCTGGTGGTGTTTGAGCACGGTGGGGGCTTTATGCACCGAGCATCGGATGGGGCGTACTACTGGGTGCAGGTGGCAGGGACCGATCCGGCGAAGTCGCAGTACGTGTTCAACGTGAGTTCGCCCTCGACGGTGGAGACGCTGGAGCAGTTTTACCAGTCCGCGCAGAAGAATGCGGGGAAGATGGTGTGGGGCGCGGCGTTCAAGGGGTTCAACAGTGCGCAGGCGGCGTGGGGGACGAACCGGATTCTGGACCAGGCTTGCGGGCAGGTCTGGATGCAGTCGCTGACGGAGGGGAACCGGTTCTACAGGGATGAGGCGCTGCCGTTTCTGCAGGTGATTACGTGGAATGACTACAACGAGGGGACGGAGATTGAGACGGGAATCGATAACTGCTTTACTGTGTCGGCTGAGGTGAAGGGCACGGTGCTCGAGTGGAAGCTGAACGCGTCGAATGAGTTTGCGAGCCTGTCGACGGTGTCGCATGTGGAGATTTACGACTCAAATGACGGCGAGAATCTGCGGCTGATTGATAAGGTTCCGGCGGAGCGGAGCGGGACTTGGGACCTGGGGGTGTTGCCGGCGGGGACGCACAGAGTGTTTGTGCGCATGGTGGGGAAGAACAGCATTCTGAACCGGATGTCGGGGCCGGCAGTGTTTACGAAGTAG